The genomic interval TACGGGCAGAACGGAGAGGCGATCCGTCCGGAGCAGGGTTACCCGCTGCGTCTGGTGGTGCCCGGTCACGAGGGGAACATCAACGTCAAATGGGTCCGGCGGCTGATGTTGGCGGACCAGCCTGCCATGGGACGGGAAGAGACGTCGAAGTACACCGACGTTCTGGCCAACGGCAAGGCCCGGCAGTTCAGCCTTACGATGGAGGCCAAATCGGTGATCACCCGCCCCTCCGGAGGGCAGAAGTTGGCGGGACAGGGAAACGTCGAGATTACCGGGCTGGCCTGGTCGGGCCGGGGATTGATCGAGCGGGTGGAGGTTTCCACCGACAACGGAGCGACGTGGACCGACGCAGCCTTGCAGGAACCGCGTCTCCGGATCGCATTCACCCGCTTTCGTCTGCCCTGGACCTGGGACGGCACACCGGCGGTGATCCTTTCCCGGGCTACGGACGAGACGGGTTACGTCCAACCGACCGTGGAAGCTCTGATGGAGGTGCGAGGCCCGAACTCCGACTACCACAACAACGGCATCAAGTCCTGGAAGATCGCCGCCGACGGGAGTGTGACCCATGTCTGATCGCGGCAGAGGATTCTGGCCGGTGTTCGTCCTGGCCGGTCTGTTGGTGAGCGCCGGCGCCGCCCAGTCGCCGACGTACAAGGTCGGGCGCACACCGACGGCGGACGAGGTCAAGGCCCTGAGCATTACGATATTTCCGGACGGAACGGGGCTTCCTGACGGCAGCGGCACCGCCGCCGAGGGCAAGGAAGTCTATGCCCGCCGGTGCTCGGAATGCCACGGCACCACGGGCCAGGGCGGGGAGTCGTCGGCGCTGGTGGGCGGGCAAGGAAGCCTCGCGACCGCCAAGCCCTTGAAGACGGTCGGCAGCTATTGGCCTTACGCGACGACGCTGTGGGACTACGTGAACCGCACCATGCCTTTCCACAATCCGGGCATCCTGACCGACGACCAAGTCTATGCCGTCGTGGCGTACGTTCTACATCTGAACGAAATCGTGGCCGAGAACGAAGAGATGAACCGGCGGACGCTCCCCGGCGTCCGGATGCCCAACCGGGACGGATTTGTAAACGACGACCGCCCCGACGTCGGCCCCGAGTCTGAGAAGTAAGCGATCTCTCCCCCCGGATAACAAGGGACAGTCTC from Acidobacteriota bacterium carries:
- a CDS encoding cytochrome c, with protein sequence MSDRGRGFWPVFVLAGLLVSAGAAQSPTYKVGRTPTADEVKALSITIFPDGTGLPDGSGTAAEGKEVYARRCSECHGTTGQGGESSALVGGQGSLATAKPLKTVGSYWPYATTLWDYVNRTMPFHNPGILTDDQVYAVVAYVLHLNEIVAENEEMNRRTLPGVRMPNRDGFVNDDRPDVGPESEK